A single region of the Plasmodium chabaudi chabaudi strain AS genome assembly, chromosome: 3 genome encodes:
- a CDS encoding syntaxin, putative codes for MNDLFDEIKTLAIRKNSKSAKYMSPWLIFKSNKVIDNNLEKNEDTIINISNECNKDLIAYVDSVDKIKQEINKIYEIADEISNLKNKMSIATTVEQENETSILLNMQIKNGNNIIQSTKIDIRNVRKKFLLKSHDNIIIKKTIHDNLINVFKKALYKYQSVQNLYQNNVKDKISRQIKIMYPNYTDEDINNVLDNENVNTQNLVKWKLQGHEDLKNALMDVETKYKDVKTLEKNVCDLHQTIVELSALIEMNDDVINSVYDNIDDAQHFTEKANADLIDAKNIQKSSSKWMFYISVAIVVIVIFMLLPIIVKII; via the coding sequence atgaatgacCTATTTGATGAGATAAAAACATTGGCTATAAggaaaaatagtaaaagcGCAAAATATATGAGCCCATGGTTAATTTTTAAGAGTAACAAAGttattgataataatttggaAAAGAATGAAGatacaattataaatatttctaaCGAATGTAATAAAGATTTAATAGCTTATGTTGATAGtgttgataaaataaaacaagagataaataaaatttatgaaattGCTGATGAAAtatcaaatttaaaaaataagatgAGTATAGCTACAACTGTAGAACAAGAAAATGAGACaagtatattattaaatatgcaaataaaaaatggaaataatattattcaatCTACAAAAATTGATATAAGAAATGtacgaaaaaaatttttattaaaatcacatgacaatattattataaaaaaaactatacACGATAACTTAAttaatgtatttaaaaaagctttatataaatatcagTCAgttcaaaatttatatcaaaataatgtaaaggACAAAATATCaagacaaataaaaattatgtatccAAATTATACTGATGAagatattaataatgtattagataatgaaaatgtaaatacaCAAAATTTAGTAAAATGGAAATTACAAGGACATgaagatttaaaaaatgcattaaTGGATGtagaaacaaaatataaagatgtTAAAAcgttagaaaaaaatgtatgtgATTTACATCAAACAATTGTAGAATTGTCAGCCTTGATTGAAATGAATGATGATGTAATTAATAGCgtatatgataatattgatGATGCTCAACATTTTACTGAAAAAGCGAATGCTGATTTAATTgatgcaaaaaatattcaaaagtCTTCATCCAAATGgatgttttatatatctgTTGCTATCGTTGTTattgtaatttttatgcTCCTGCCTATTatagtaaaaattatttaa